In one Buchnera aphidicola (Pemphigus immunis) genomic region, the following are encoded:
- the crr gene encoding PTS glucose transporter subunit IIA codes for MGLFSNFFEKKKDDFNQVINVKSPISGKIIDIKNVPDAVFSQKIVGDGIAIEPTGNEIVAPVNGTIGTIFKTMHAFSIQSNEGIELFIHFGIDTVNLKGKGFKKFIQESNIVKVGDKIILLDLPFLKLNSKSIITPVVISNMEKIKSIKKYSGNTIAGKTTIMSIII; via the coding sequence ATGGGACTATTTTCAAATTTTTTTGAGAAAAAAAAAGATGATTTTAATCAAGTTATTAACGTAAAATCACCAATATCAGGAAAAATTATAGATATCAAAAATGTACCTGATGCGGTTTTTTCTCAAAAAATTGTTGGAGATGGAATAGCAATCGAACCTACAGGTAATGAAATTGTTGCTCCAGTAAATGGCACTATAGGAACAATATTTAAAACTATGCATGCTTTTTCTATTCAATCTAATGAAGGTATTGAATTATTTATTCATTTTGGTATAGATACTGTTAATCTTAAAGGAAAAGGATTTAAAAAATTTATTCAAGAATCTAACATTGTTAAAGTAGGAGATAAAATTATTCTTTTAGATTTACCATTTTTAAAATTAAACTCTAAATCTATCATCACTCCTGTTGTAATATCTAATATGGAAAAAATAAAATCAATAAAAAAATATTCTGGTAATACTATTGCAGGAAAAACAACAATTATGAGTATAATAATATAA
- the ptsI gene encoding phosphoenolpyruvate-protein phosphotransferase PtsI has product MISGILASPGIAFGKAILLKEENIILNQKKISYKKITKEIKNFFEGRKKTLLQLKEIKKQAILSFEKEKEEIFEGYIMLLEDEELEKEIISLIQEKFISADYATDIVIQKHVNSLEKLEDEYLKNRATDIRDIGNRLLRNILKLNVIDLKNINNKVILVAKDLTPSETAQLNSTKILGFITDLGSHISHTSIIARSLEIPAIVGTGNITKKVKNDDFLIIDAINNIIYINPDKDKINKIKILKEKYINKKEKLILLKTLPAITLDQRQIELGANIGNINDIPNAKKNGAKSIGLYRTEFLFMKRENLPSEEEQFQTYKKIAEKMNGGSIIIRTMDIGGDKNLPYMNFPKEENPFLGWRAIRISIDRKDILHDQLKAILRASAFGNLKIMFPMIISVEEVRILKYELKKLKSQLSEKKIEFDKKIEIGIMIETPASAIICHHLIKEVDFFSIGTNDLTQYTLAVDRGNKCVSNLYNPMSPSVLNLIQMVINASHLEGKWTSICGELAGDKRATILLLGMGIDKLSMSSPNIPIIKKIIRKVNFKEAQKVAKEALNQATAQELIDVINKFNNNKNFY; this is encoded by the coding sequence ATGATTTCAGGTATTTTAGCATCACCAGGTATTGCTTTTGGGAAAGCTATATTATTAAAAGAAGAAAATATTATTCTCAATCAGAAGAAAATTTCTTATAAAAAAATTACTAAAGAAATAAAAAATTTTTTTGAAGGCAGAAAAAAAACATTACTACAGTTAAAAGAAATAAAAAAACAAGCAATTTTATCTTTCGAAAAAGAAAAAGAAGAAATTTTTGAAGGTTATATTATGCTTCTAGAAGACGAAGAATTAGAAAAAGAAATTATTTCTCTAATTCAAGAAAAATTTATTTCTGCAGATTATGCAACTGATATTGTCATTCAAAAACACGTTAATTCGCTAGAAAAATTAGAAGACGAATATTTAAAAAATCGGGCAACAGATATCAGAGATATAGGCAATAGATTATTGCGTAATATTCTTAAATTAAATGTTATTGATTTAAAAAATATAAACAATAAAGTAATACTTGTAGCTAAAGATTTAACACCTTCAGAAACAGCACAACTTAATAGTACAAAAATATTAGGATTTATTACTGATTTAGGAAGTCATATATCCCATACATCAATTATCGCCAGATCACTAGAAATTCCGGCTATTGTAGGAACTGGTAATATCACAAAAAAAGTTAAAAATGACGATTTTCTTATCATTGATGCTATCAACAATATAATTTATATTAATCCTGATAAAGATAAAATAAATAAAATAAAAATATTAAAAGAAAAATACATAAATAAAAAAGAAAAATTAATTTTGTTAAAAACATTACCGGCCATTACTTTAGATCAACGTCAAATAGAACTCGGGGCCAACATTGGAAATATTAATGACATTCCTAATGCAAAAAAAAATGGAGCGAAATCTATAGGATTATATCGTACTGAATTTTTATTTATGAAACGTGAAAATTTACCATCTGAAGAAGAACAATTTCAAACATACAAAAAAATAGCTGAAAAAATGAATGGGGGTTCTATAATTATTAGAACAATGGATATTGGAGGAGATAAAAATCTTCCGTATATGAATTTCCCTAAAGAAGAAAATCCTTTTTTAGGCTGGAGAGCTATCCGTATTTCTATAGATAGAAAAGATATCTTACATGATCAATTAAAAGCCATACTCAGAGCTTCAGCGTTTGGTAATTTAAAAATTATGTTTCCAATGATTATTTCAGTAGAGGAAGTAAGAATTCTTAAGTATGAATTAAAAAAATTAAAATCACAATTATCTGAAAAAAAAATAGAATTTGATAAAAAAATAGAAATCGGAATTATGATAGAAACACCGGCTTCTGCAATTATATGTCATCACTTAATAAAAGAAGTTGACTTTTTTAGCATAGGAACCAACGATTTAACTCAATATACGTTAGCTGTTGATCGTGGTAATAAATGCGTATCTAATCTTTACAATCCAATGAGTCCATCTGTACTAAATTTAATCCAAATGGTGATCAATGCTTCTCATCTTGAAGGAAAATGGACAAGTATATGTGGTGAATTAGCAGGAGATAAACGCGCTACAATATTACTATTAGGAATGGGAATCGATAAACTAAGTATGAGTTCCCCAAATATTCCTATTATAAAAAAAATAATAAGAAAAGTAAATTTTAAAGAAGCACAAAAAGTAGCAAAAGAAGCTTTAAATCAAGCTACAGCTCAGGAATTAATTGATGTAATAAATAAATTTAATAATAATAAAAATTTTTATTAA
- a CDS encoding HPr family phosphocarrier protein → MFQKNITITAKNGLHTRPAAQFVKEAKKFISDITVTCKGKNASAKSLFKLQSLGLIQGSIITLSAKGEDEKKAITHLENVISELK, encoded by the coding sequence ATGTTTCAAAAAAATATTACAATAACAGCAAAAAATGGATTACACACTCGTCCAGCTGCTCAATTTGTTAAAGAAGCAAAAAAATTCATATCTGATATTACTGTAACTTGTAAAGGAAAAAATGCAAGTGCTAAAAGTTTATTTAAACTACAATCTTTAGGATTAATTCAAGGTAGTATAATTACTTTATCTGCAAAAGGTGAAGATGAAAAAAAAGCAATTACACATTTAGAAAACGTTATATCAGAATTAAAATAA
- the cysK gene encoding cysteine synthase A, translated as MKKIYSDQSYTIGNTPLIRLKKIGNGYIIVKVESQNPGFSVKCRIGANMIWDAEKKGILNKKKEILEATSGNTGISLAYIAASQNYKITLIMPETMSLERKKLLKALGAQLILTDGKKGMKGAVLKAKEMYVLHPEKYVLLQQFDNPANPEIHEKTTGPEIWNDTNGKIDVLISGVGTGGTITGISRYIKKTKKRKNFISIAVEPDQSPVISQFLSGKKIKPGTHKIQGIGAGFIPKNLDLNLIDKVMTVSYQESILAARMLMQKEGILAGISSGAALSAAIKIQKESIFKNKNIVVILPSSGERYLSTDLFSEI; from the coding sequence ATGAAAAAAATATATTCAGATCAATCTTATACAATTGGTAATACTCCATTGATCAGATTAAAAAAAATAGGTAATGGTTATATTATAGTAAAAGTTGAATCTCAAAATCCAGGTTTCAGTGTAAAATGCCGGATTGGTGCCAATATGATATGGGATGCAGAAAAAAAAGGTATACTAAATAAAAAAAAAGAAATATTAGAAGCAACTAGCGGTAACACCGGAATATCTTTAGCATACATTGCTGCTTCTCAAAATTATAAAATTACTTTAATAATGCCAGAAACCATGTCTTTAGAACGTAAAAAATTACTGAAAGCATTAGGAGCTCAATTAATTTTAACAGATGGCAAAAAAGGCATGAAAGGAGCTGTTTTAAAAGCAAAAGAAATGTATGTTTTACATCCAGAAAAATATGTTCTTTTACAACAATTTGATAATCCAGCCAATCCAGAAATACATGAAAAAACGACAGGACCTGAAATTTGGAACGATACCAACGGTAAAATAGATGTACTAATATCGGGAGTTGGAACTGGTGGAACAATTACAGGAATTAGTAGATATATTAAAAAAACAAAAAAAAGAAAAAACTTCATTTCTATAGCTGTTGAACCAGATCAATCACCAGTAATTTCACAATTTCTTTCCGGAAAAAAAATAAAACCTGGAACACATAAAATACAAGGTATTGGAGCTGGATTCATTCCTAAAAATTTAGATTTAAATTTAATAGATAAAGTTATGACTGTATCATATCAAGAATCAATTTTAGCAGCACGTATGCTAATGCAAAAAGAAGGTATCTTGGCTGGTATTTCTTCAGGAGCAGCTCTTTCTGCAGCTATAAAAATACAAAAAGAAAGTATATTTAAAAATAAAAATATTGTTGTAATTCTTCCTTCTTCTGGAGAAAGATACCTAAGCACTGATTTATTTTCTGAAATATAA
- the ligA gene encoding NAD-dependent DNA ligase LigA, translating into MEFYKNKVFKLRQKILYHNYLYHTLYAPVISDEKYDSLIRELQILEEKYNLLINTHSPMQKIGSAIQSGCRSFFHLTPMLSLDNTFNISDYLKFEKKTKNILNIKDSIEICCELKIDGLALNLIYKEGKLFKAVTRGDGKFGEDVTNNAIRMNTIPLVLRGDNIPYLMEIRGEVFIKNSDFLSFNQESGIKKEKLFSNPRNVAAGSLRHNRSSTIIKRKLMFYAYGYNVIKGKDGVSNHFDKLQILKKWGLLIDNHTVLCSNVKEVSLFYHKIEKKRSLLDFNIDGIVIKINSIKFQKILGISNRFPIWAIAIKFKSFEKITKVLRVDFQTGRTGIITPVARVKPVEISGVIISNVSLHSKNQIDKIGLSIGDDVTICRSGDVIPKIINVVKLNTNSKRNNIIFPKNCPICMYKIIQKKKDGHFYCSGGFNCDGQRKKAFYHFFSKKALNVQGLGCKLIDMLVDNNYVKNPVDFFKLKMNELIKLDRVGIKLAKNILQSLNKSRSVVLSKVIYAFGICGIGLTTAILLSNYFKNLKKLIYVNKSDLFKIKGLGPTVSENIFNFFHNKNKIKFLRDLEKELNIYPDVTDRRFNIVNKNIFLYNKIIVITGFFNEISRRQLIKKIEYLGGQVVNSISKKVNLIIVGKNPGLKLMRAKNLKIEEIYNIDFLLH; encoded by the coding sequence ATGGAATTTTATAAAAATAAAGTTTTTAAATTAAGACAAAAAATTTTGTACCATAATTATTTATATCATACATTGTATGCTCCTGTTATTTCAGATGAAAAATATGATAGTTTAATACGGGAATTACAAATATTAGAGGAAAAATATAATCTATTAATTAATACTCATTCTCCTATGCAAAAAATAGGATCCGCTATTCAAAGTGGTTGTAGGTCATTTTTTCATTTAACGCCTATGTTATCTTTAGATAATACTTTTAATATAAGTGATTATTTAAAATTTGAAAAAAAAACTAAAAATATTTTAAATATTAAAGATTCAATAGAAATATGTTGTGAACTTAAAATAGACGGCTTAGCATTAAATTTAATATATAAAGAGGGGAAATTATTCAAAGCAGTTACGCGTGGAGATGGAAAATTTGGAGAAGACGTAACTAATAATGCTATAAGAATGAATACGATTCCGTTAGTTTTAAGAGGTGATAATATTCCATATTTAATGGAAATTAGAGGTGAAGTATTTATTAAAAATAGTGATTTTTTATCGTTTAATCAAGAATCTGGAATTAAGAAAGAAAAACTTTTTTCTAATCCGAGAAATGTAGCAGCTGGATCACTGCGTCATAATAGATCTAGTACAATAATTAAAAGGAAATTAATGTTTTATGCATATGGATACAATGTGATTAAAGGTAAAGATGGGGTTAGTAACCATTTTGATAAATTACAAATTTTAAAAAAATGGGGATTACTTATTGATAATCACACTGTATTATGTAGTAATGTGAAAGAAGTAAGCTTATTTTATCATAAAATAGAAAAAAAACGTTCCTTATTAGATTTTAATATAGATGGTATTGTTATAAAGATAAATAGTATTAAATTTCAGAAAATATTGGGTATTTCTAATAGATTTCCTATTTGGGCTATTGCTATTAAATTCAAATCTTTTGAAAAAATTACAAAGGTTTTACGTGTAGATTTTCAAACAGGAAGAACGGGTATTATTACTCCTGTTGCTCGTGTGAAACCTGTTGAAATATCTGGAGTCATAATATCTAATGTTTCATTGCACAGCAAAAATCAAATAGATAAGATAGGATTATCTATAGGTGACGATGTGACAATATGTCGATCTGGAGACGTTATACCAAAAATTATAAATGTAGTAAAATTAAATACTAATTCGAAAAGAAATAATATTATTTTTCCTAAAAATTGTCCAATATGCATGTATAAAATAATACAAAAGAAGAAAGATGGTCATTTTTATTGTAGTGGAGGATTTAATTGTGATGGACAACGTAAAAAAGCATTTTATCATTTTTTTTCAAAAAAAGCGTTAAATGTACAAGGATTAGGATGTAAATTAATTGATATGTTAGTAGATAATAATTATGTTAAAAATCCTGTAGATTTCTTTAAATTAAAAATGAATGAATTAATAAAATTAGATCGTGTAGGTATAAAATTAGCTAAAAATATTTTACAATCATTAAATAAATCACGATCTGTAGTGTTGAGTAAAGTTATTTATGCTTTTGGAATTTGTGGAATAGGTTTAACAACGGCTATTTTACTTTCTAATTATTTTAAAAATTTAAAAAAATTAATCTATGTTAATAAATCAGATTTATTTAAAATAAAAGGATTAGGACCTACAGTTTCTGAAAATATTTTTAATTTTTTTCATAATAAAAATAAAATAAAATTTTTACGTGATTTAGAAAAAGAATTAAATATTTATCCTGATGTTACTGATCGTAGATTTAACATAGTAAACAAAAATATTTTTTTATATAATAAAATTATTGTTATTACTGGATTTTTTAATGAAATTTCTAGAAGACAATTAATTAAAAAAATAGAATATTTAGGTGGTCAAGTAGTAAATTCTATTTCTAAAAAAGTAAATTTAATAATTGTAGGTAAAAATCCTGGTTTAAAGTTAATGCGAGCTAAAAATCTAAAAATAGAAGAGATTTATAATATCGATTTTTTATTGCATTAA
- the gltX gene encoding glutamate--tRNA ligase has protein sequence MIIKTRFAPSPTGNLHIGSIRTALYSWLFAKRNKGIFVLRFEDTDCERSTKLSIKKILKGLKWLGLTWDEGPYFQTQRLQHYIDIIDSMILSGKAYKCYCSTSRLEKLRKNQILKGEKPRYDGKCRDIKGNFYGSVPYVVRFRNPETGKVIFYDEIRGKIVFENKELDDLIILRSNGIPTYNFCVVIDDRDMKITHVIRGEDHINNTPRQINILKSLGADIPIYAHVSMITENSGRKMSKRNNVIDVMEYYQKGYLPDAILNYILRLGWSYGNQEVFSLDEMKKLFNLKGLSKSSSCFNIKKLLWLNHYYINNLSVDYIGKCLEHYFQTENIDISKGPVLTEIIKITARRCNTLRDMVQLSRFFYQEFEYLSNEVTKKYLNNNNITILQEIRKMIADLSIWSVCNLLQLVKLLSIKLNITLSAVAMPIRFAITGSEISPSIDITMYFIGKDRLLSRIGKAINYINEN, from the coding sequence ATGATAATTAAGACTCGTTTTGCTCCAAGTCCTACAGGAAATTTACATATAGGTAGTATACGTACAGCTTTATATTCATGGTTATTTGCTAAACGTAATAAAGGTATTTTTGTTTTACGTTTTGAAGATACTGATTGTGAACGTTCTACAAAATTATCTATAAAAAAAATTTTAAAGGGATTAAAGTGGTTAGGATTAACATGGGATGAAGGACCGTATTTTCAAACTCAAAGATTACAACATTACATAGATATTATTGATTCTATGATTCTCTCGGGAAAAGCTTACAAATGTTATTGTTCTACATCTAGATTAGAAAAGTTAAGAAAAAATCAAATTTTAAAAGGAGAAAAACCGCGATATGATGGTAAATGTCGTGATATTAAAGGCAATTTTTATGGTAGTGTACCTTATGTAGTAAGATTTCGTAATCCTGAAACAGGAAAAGTAATTTTTTATGACGAAATAAGAGGGAAAATTGTTTTTGAAAATAAAGAGTTGGATGATTTAATTATTTTACGTAGTAATGGGATTCCTACATATAATTTTTGTGTTGTCATAGATGACAGAGATATGAAAATTACTCATGTTATCAGAGGAGAAGATCACATTAACAACACTCCTCGCCAGATTAATATATTAAAATCATTGGGTGCAGATATTCCTATTTATGCTCATGTATCGATGATTACTGAAAATAGCGGGAGAAAAATGTCTAAAAGAAATAATGTTATTGATGTGATGGAATATTATCAGAAAGGATATTTACCTGACGCTATTTTGAATTATATATTGAGATTAGGTTGGTCTTATGGGAATCAAGAAGTTTTTAGTTTAGATGAAATGAAAAAATTATTTAATTTAAAGGGATTAAGTAAATCATCAAGTTGTTTTAATATAAAAAAATTGCTATGGCTTAACCATTATTATATTAATAATTTATCTGTAGATTATATAGGAAAATGTTTAGAACATTATTTTCAAACAGAAAATATAGACATTTCAAAAGGTCCTGTTTTAACTGAAATAATTAAAATAACAGCTCGTAGATGTAATACTTTAAGAGACATGGTACAATTATCTCGATTTTTTTATCAAGAATTTGAGTATTTAAGTAATGAGGTAACAAAAAAATATTTAAATAATAATAATATAACTATATTACAAGAAATTAGAAAAATGATTGCAGATCTTTCAATTTGGAGTGTATGTAATTTATTACAATTAGTAAAATTATTATCTATAAAATTGAATATTACTTTATCTGCAGTTGCTATGCCGATTCGTTTTGCAATTACTGGTTCAGAAATTTCTCCAAGTATTGATATTACAATGTATTTTATAGGTAAAGATCGTTTGTTATCGCGTATAGGCAAAGCTATCAATTATATAAATGAAAATTAA
- the fliE gene encoding flagellar hook-basal body complex protein FliE, whose translation MSIHNINNIKKINFNILTSVEKKNKLLSNDFSYLIKNILNKIDLIQKNAKESSKNLMLEKKGVSLSDVMIDLQKSTISMHLAVQIRNKLVSGYQEIMNMQV comes from the coding sequence ATGTCTATTCATAACATTAATAACATTAAAAAAATAAATTTTAATATATTAACTTCTGTAGAAAAAAAAAATAAATTATTATCTAATGATTTTTCATATTTAATTAAAAATATATTAAATAAAATAGATTTAATTCAAAAAAATGCAAAAGAAAGCTCCAAAAATTTAATGTTAGAAAAAAAAGGAGTATCTTTAAGTGATGTAATGATAGACTTACAAAAATCTACTATTTCTATGCATTTAGCTGTTCAAATTAGAAACAAATTAGTATCTGGTTACCAAGAAATTATGAATATGCAAGTCTAA
- the fliF gene encoding flagellar basal-body MS-ring/collar protein FliF, whose amino-acid sequence MNFEKNVNTNDKSKEKGIFNYFFYKLSITSKILIILIILIVIFFYVTSVWVKSEKYSVLYNRLSNRDRGAVISQLVTMNIPYIFNENSGLLSVPHDKVQEIRFYLSEHGLPKGSGIGFEILDKEKFGMSQFNEQINYQRALEGELARTIERLDLIKSARVHIALPKSSLFIHEKKEPTASIILDLQSGQHLDRRQINAILHFISSSVSGLTPNHVTIVDQSGNLLNNLDFVDNEVNDMKLRYSEELEKRYKKRIEDILSPVVGSENIYAQVTAQIDFDNQEKTEEKYKPNFNSSNQAIRSHQSTHNIDYTGKDSDILISNSPVNESLDVSENKINAIRSEKLLNSGKKQDMYLKNHGNENKKFYFPENAKKYRDDIVNYELDHTILRTKVNIGEIKRLSTAVVVNFIKNKQGKYVPLPIDLMKKIEYLTRQAIGYSKKRGDTVNVVNSLFMNKSDISKMSDKIKFNINKCDLVKKIDTKNIHDLNKKEDEIKFDLIWKKLTESNLLITAYPFVILFLSGIILLELIVFKRKINKLKYLHVNFLDKRKQKVESKINKQDKGSFSEDNDIMNVSNVKKTIGNLSRNEENIIEMIVKKWISDKKL is encoded by the coding sequence ATGAATTTTGAAAAAAACGTTAATACAAATGATAAATCAAAAGAAAAAGGAATATTTAATTATTTTTTTTATAAATTAAGTATAACTTCTAAAATATTAATAATTTTAATAATATTAATAGTAATTTTTTTTTATGTGACCTCTGTGTGGGTTAAATCTGAAAAATATAGTGTATTATATAATCGATTATCTAACAGAGATAGAGGAGCAGTTATTTCTCAATTAGTGACTATGAATATTCCTTATATATTTAATGAAAATTCAGGTTTATTGTCAGTCCCTCATGATAAAGTACAAGAAATTCGTTTTTATTTATCTGAACATGGGTTACCTAAAGGATCTGGAATCGGATTTGAGATATTAGATAAAGAAAAATTTGGAATGAGTCAGTTTAATGAACAAATTAATTATCAAAGAGCTTTAGAAGGAGAATTAGCGAGAACAATTGAAAGATTAGATTTAATAAAATCTGCTAGAGTACATATTGCGTTACCTAAATCTTCTTTATTTATACATGAAAAAAAAGAACCAACAGCATCTATTATTTTAGATTTACAATCTGGACAACATTTAGACAGAAGACAAATAAATGCTATTTTACATTTTATTTCTAGTAGTGTATCTGGATTGACACCAAATCATGTTACTATTGTTGATCAATCTGGTAATTTATTAAATAATCTAGATTTTGTTGATAACGAAGTAAATGATATGAAGTTAAGATATAGTGAAGAATTGGAAAAACGTTATAAAAAAAGAATAGAAGATATTTTATCTCCTGTCGTAGGATCAGAAAATATTTATGCCCAAGTCACAGCACAAATAGATTTTGATAATCAGGAAAAAACGGAAGAAAAATATAAACCTAACTTTAATAGTTCTAATCAAGCTATTCGATCTCATCAAAGCACCCACAATATAGATTATACTGGAAAAGATTCCGATATATTAATATCAAATTCTCCTGTAAATGAATCTCTTGATGTATCTGAAAATAAAATTAATGCTATTAGATCAGAAAAATTATTAAATTCTGGTAAAAAGCAAGATATGTATTTAAAAAATCATGGTAATGAAAATAAAAAATTTTATTTTCCTGAAAACGCTAAAAAATATCGGGATGATATTGTTAACTATGAGTTAGATCACACTATTCTTCGTACTAAAGTAAATATTGGAGAGATAAAAAGGTTATCAACAGCTGTAGTAGTTAATTTTATTAAAAATAAGCAAGGAAAATATGTTCCATTACCAATTGATTTAATGAAAAAAATTGAATATTTAACTCGTCAAGCTATCGGGTATTCTAAAAAACGAGGAGATACTGTTAATGTTGTTAATTCTTTGTTTATGAATAAATCAGATATTTCTAAAATGTCCGATAAAATCAAATTTAATATAAATAAATGTGATTTAGTTAAAAAAATAGATACAAAAAACATACATGATTTAAATAAGAAAGAAGATGAAATTAAATTTGATTTAATATGGAAAAAGTTAACTGAATCAAATTTATTAATAACTGCTTATCCTTTCGTTATTTTATTTTTGAGTGGTATTATTTTGTTAGAACTTATTGTTTTTAAAAGAAAAATAAATAAACTTAAATACTTACATGTTAATTTCTTAGATAAAAGAAAGCAAAAAGTAGAATCTAAAATTAATAAACAAGATAAGGGTTCTTTTTCAGAAGATAATGATATTATGAATGTAAGTAATGTTAAAAAAACTATCGGTAATTTATCTAGAAATGAAGAAAACATTATAGAAATGATTGTGAAAAAATGGATAAGTGATAAAAAATTATGA
- a CDS encoding FliG C-terminal domain-containing protein produces the protein MSLNGIERSSILLMSIDVDSAVKVLKKLTILESRKILKCMVNINNISSVEVNKVLKECVDFILPNNYFSYVYGDYLFSILKKTLGEKEATIFLEENVSVKNMDYIFEKLKNINPKQLFDLIKNEHIQIITAILVYVKDYQAAEVLDLFNEKKRSQILLRIATFSGLNQSGKKELVNIVTDILSRYEYMINNQRSLKKVAKILTLMKNHKKKSIIHDLSNFNIDMTKKILNEIFSFKNLVNMQDKYICDLVNHVDLDTICIGLSHTDDLLKNKFIKNMSEQDASYLRGQLSKKSTLLTSDITNAQKLILKTMRSFLEKEEITIKENKVE, from the coding sequence ATGAGTTTAAACGGTATTGAGAGAAGTTCAATTTTATTAATGTCGATAGATGTTGATTCAGCTGTAAAAGTATTAAAAAAATTAACAATTTTGGAATCACGTAAGATTTTGAAATGCATGGTAAATATTAATAATATATCTTCTGTAGAAGTAAATAAAGTATTAAAAGAATGTGTAGATTTTATTCTTCCAAATAACTATTTTAGTTACGTTTATGGTGACTATTTATTTTCAATTTTAAAGAAAACATTAGGTGAAAAAGAAGCAACTATTTTTTTAGAAGAAAATGTTAGTGTAAAAAATATGGATTATATTTTTGAAAAATTAAAGAATATAAATCCGAAACAGTTATTTGATTTAATAAAAAATGAGCATATTCAAATTATTACTGCGATATTGGTGTACGTAAAAGATTATCAAGCAGCTGAAGTTCTTGATTTATTCAACGAAAAGAAACGTTCTCAAATTTTACTGCGTATTGCTACATTTTCTGGTTTAAATCAATCTGGGAAAAAAGAATTAGTAAACATAGTTACTGATATATTGAGTCGTTACGAATACATGATAAATAATCAGAGATCTTTAAAAAAAGTGGCGAAAATTTTAACTTTAATGAAAAATCATAAAAAAAAGTCAATTATTCATGATTTATCTAATTTTAATATAGATATGACAAAAAAAATTTTAAATGAAATTTTTTCGTTTAAAAATTTAGTTAATATGCAAGATAAATATATTTGTGATTTAGTAAATCATGTAGATTTAGACACAATATGTATAGGATTATCTCATACCGATGATTTATTAAAAAATAAATTCATAAAAAATATGTCAGAACAAGATGCGAGTTATTTACGGGGACAATTATCTAAAAAAAGTACTTTATTAACATCTGACATTACCAATGCTCAAAAATTGATACTTAAAACTATGCGATCTTTTTTAGAAAAAGAGGAAATAACCATTAAAGAAAACAAGGTAGAATAA
- a CDS encoding FliH/SctL family protein: MSDIISNKIWEKWYPEELVSSKFLKKTTCVIHKDKLSKINLIKRAGINLKKNFYDKKESKISEKNYRKKNIKEEDRKIEINKSLLELEKQKQIVQKKIDIFLSEFELELDNLDKVIPTHLVHLALKIVTKMVGDTPLIKTSFILNKIKEIIQNESIRFYKPKLIIHPDDLDMITKNFGKIFDKHGWRILCDHEIRLGGCKIESEGSNLDVTISTLWRELCRLSFFNEHY, from the coding sequence ATGTCAGATATAATATCAAATAAAATATGGGAAAAATGGTATCCAGAAGAATTAGTTTCATCAAAATTTTTAAAAAAAACTACTTGTGTTATACATAAAGATAAATTATCGAAGATAAATTTAATCAAACGTGCTGGTATTAATTTAAAAAAAAATTTTTATGATAAAAAAGAATCTAAAATATCTGAGAAAAATTATCGAAAAAAAAACATTAAAGAAGAAGATCGTAAAATTGAAATAAACAAAAGTTTGTTAGAACTTGAAAAACAAAAACAAATTGTGCAAAAAAAAATTGATATATTTCTTTCAGAATTTGAATTAGAATTAGACAATTTAGATAAAGTTATTCCTACTCATTTAGTTCATTTGGCTTTAAAGATAGTTACAAAGATGGTAGGTGATACTCCTTTAATAAAAACTTCTTTTATTTTGAATAAAATTAAAGAAATAATTCAGAATGAATCTATTCGTTTTTACAAACCTAAATTGATAATTCATCCAGATGATTTAGATATGATAACAAAAAATTTTGGTAAAATTTTTGATAAGCATGGTTGGAGAATATTATGTGATCATGAAATACGTTTAGGTGGTTGCAAAATAGAGTCAGAAGGTAGTAATTTAGATGTCACTATTTCTACTCTTTGGCGCGAATTATGTCGACTTTCTTTTTTTAATGAGCATTATTAA